From one Simplicispira suum genomic stretch:
- a CDS encoding DEAD/DEAH box helicase has protein sequence MTDTFEVQGDFAPAESFSTPVAHADEVVNNVEAAAETTSEPNGFVELGLAPELVQAVADLGYTQPTAVQLKCIPLAMGANAQGGRYIDLMVSSQTGSGKTAAFLLPVLNTLLRQQAEAAEQARAEYERAAAEAIARGEAPPKRAKRKDPTNNRNFKPAVPGALIVCPTRELAQQVAHDAIDLVKHARGLRVANVVGGMPYQLQIAKLQNADLVVATPGRLLDLQRSMQIKLDQVQFLVVDEADRMLDLGFSDDLAEINQLTSQRKQTMMFSATFAPRIQQLALRVMHDSGSSVQKIQIDSPQEKHSNIKQILYWADNLQHKRKMLDHWLRDTTINQAIVFASTQIECDGLAADLQQEGFSAVALHGALSQGLRNRRLMALRQGQVQILVATDVAARGIDVPTVTHVFNFGLPMKAEDYTHRIGRTGRAGRDGLAITFAEFRDRRKIFDIEGYTRQQLKAEVIPGLEPTQRFPSTRPAQGNFSDRGGREQPSRDRGYAGASRSDGRGGFNDRQRVQGAPDGRSFAPRRDADGFGRKPGFGDAGRGGYAGARGDGAAPRGDFAPRKPAFAKPGAPGGKSFTPHDARKRPARPAR, from the coding sequence ATGACCGACACTTTTGAAGTGCAGGGCGACTTTGCGCCTGCCGAATCCTTTTCCACGCCCGTCGCACACGCTGACGAAGTTGTGAACAACGTTGAGGCCGCTGCCGAAACCACCTCCGAGCCGAACGGCTTTGTTGAGCTGGGCTTGGCTCCTGAGCTTGTGCAAGCCGTTGCCGATCTGGGCTACACCCAGCCCACCGCTGTGCAACTCAAGTGCATTCCGCTGGCCATGGGCGCGAACGCGCAGGGGGGGCGCTACATTGACCTGATGGTCTCCAGCCAGACGGGCAGCGGCAAGACGGCGGCGTTCCTGCTTCCGGTGCTCAACACCTTGCTGCGCCAGCAGGCCGAGGCGGCCGAACAGGCGCGCGCCGAGTACGAGCGCGCCGCTGCCGAGGCGATTGCGCGCGGTGAGGCGCCCCCGAAGCGTGCCAAGCGCAAGGACCCGACCAACAACCGCAATTTCAAGCCAGCCGTGCCAGGCGCGCTCATCGTCTGCCCGACGCGCGAGCTCGCCCAGCAGGTGGCGCACGACGCCATCGACCTCGTCAAGCATGCCCGAGGCCTGCGCGTGGCCAACGTGGTCGGCGGCATGCCCTACCAGTTGCAGATTGCCAAACTGCAGAATGCCGATCTCGTGGTGGCCACGCCCGGCCGCCTGCTTGACTTGCAGCGCTCCATGCAGATCAAGCTCGACCAGGTGCAGTTTCTGGTGGTGGACGAAGCCGACCGCATGCTCGACCTGGGCTTCTCGGACGATCTCGCCGAGATCAACCAGCTCACCAGCCAGCGCAAGCAGACCATGATGTTCAGCGCCACCTTTGCGCCGCGTATTCAGCAGCTTGCCCTGCGCGTGATGCACGACAGCGGCTCTTCGGTGCAGAAAATCCAGATCGATTCGCCCCAGGAAAAGCATTCGAACATCAAGCAGATCCTGTACTGGGCAGACAACCTGCAGCACAAGCGCAAGATGCTCGACCACTGGCTGCGCGACACCACGATCAACCAGGCGATTGTGTTTGCCAGCACCCAAATCGAGTGCGACGGCCTGGCTGCCGACCTGCAGCAAGAAGGTTTCAGCGCTGTGGCACTGCATGGAGCGCTCAGCCAGGGCCTGCGCAACCGGCGTCTCATGGCGCTGCGCCAGGGCCAGGTGCAGATTTTGGTGGCCACCGACGTTGCAGCGCGTGGTATTGACGTGCCCACCGTCACCCACGTCTTCAACTTCGGTCTTCCCATGAAGGCAGAGGACTACACCCACCGCATTGGCCGTACCGGCCGTGCCGGGCGCGACGGTCTGGCCATTACCTTTGCCGAATTCCGCGATCGCCGAAAAATCTTCGATATTGAAGGCTATACGCGCCAGCAGCTCAAGGCGGAAGTGATTCCTGGCCTCGAACCCACGCAGCGCTTTCCGTCGACCCGTCCTGCGCAAGGCAATTTCAGCGACCGTGGTGGCCGTGAGCAGCCGTCGCGTGATCGCGGCTATGCCGGCGCATCGCGCAGCGACGGCCGTGGCGGTTTCAATGACCGCCAGCGGGTACAGGGTGCGCCCGATGGACGTTCCTTCGCGCCGCGCCGCGACGCCGATGGCTTTGGCCGCAAGCCAGGTTTTGGTGATGCCGGGCGCGGCGGTTATGCCGGAGCGCGCGGCGATGGCGCTGCGCCACGTGGCGATTTCGCCCCCCGCAAACCGGCGTTTGCCAAGCCCGGTGCGCCGGGCGGCAAGTCGTTCACCCCGCACGACGCGCGCAAGCGACCCGCGCGTCCCGCACGCTGA
- the orn gene encoding oligoribonuclease: MSETPESTPAQLARSDQNLVWLDCEMTGLDPEKERIIEIAVIVTGPQLTPRIEGPVLVVHQSDELLGAMDAWNKGTHGRSGLIEKVRASTLTEAQAEAQVLEFVKRYAPKGAVPLCGNSIGQDRRFLARYMPKLEAFLHYRNVDVSTLKELAKRWKPAAYSSFKKAQKHTALADVNESIDELAHYRAQLFAADALAGKPESVT; encoded by the coding sequence ATGTCCGAAACCCCTGAATCTACGCCCGCTCAGCTGGCCCGTTCCGATCAAAACCTTGTCTGGCTCGACTGCGAGATGACTGGCCTGGATCCCGAGAAAGAACGCATTATTGAAATTGCCGTCATCGTCACCGGGCCGCAGCTCACGCCGCGCATCGAAGGGCCGGTGCTGGTGGTCCACCAGAGCGACGAGTTGCTGGGCGCCATGGACGCCTGGAACAAGGGCACACACGGGCGCAGCGGTTTGATTGAAAAAGTCCGCGCTTCCACGCTGACCGAGGCACAGGCCGAAGCGCAGGTGCTGGAATTTGTCAAGCGCTACGCCCCCAAGGGAGCGGTGCCCTTGTGCGGCAACAGCATTGGGCAGGACCGGCGCTTTCTGGCCCGCTACATGCCCAAGCTGGAAGCATTTTTGCACTATCGGAATGTGGACGTCAGTACGCTGAAGGAACTGGCAAAGCGCTGGAAGCCCGCCGCATACAGCAGCTTCAAGAAAGCGCAGAAGCACACGGCGCTGGCCGATGTGAACGAGTCGATCGATGAGTTGGCGCACTACCGCGCACAACTCTTCGCTGCGGATGCGCTTGCGGGAAAACCCGAATCCGTGACATAA
- a CDS encoding M48 family metallopeptidase, with translation MPDTASFAFTPSLLLTLAFALALTAGFVLKLWLAGRQLRQVALGRAAVPTAFADHIALPAHQKAADYTRAKLRFGMLEAALGAVVLLGWTLLGGLDALNQALLWALGAGMGQQLALLAAFALISGLIDLPGTLYQTFVLEQRFGFNQTTPRLWLGDLLKSTLLGALIGLPLAAAILALMASAGQLWWLWAWALWTGFNLLLMWVYPTFIAPFFNKFVPLQDEALAARVQALMQRCGFAAKGLFVMDGSRRSAHANAYFTGFGSAKRVVFFDTLLRQLSPEEVEAVLAHELGHFHHRHITKRMAAMFALSLAGFALLGWLSTQVWFYTGLGVQPGLVGLVPGAAAPPNDALALLLFLLAVPVFTVFLSPLFAQMSRAHEFQADAYAVAQTGSGSLASALLKLYEDNASTLTPDPVYVKFYYSHPPAVERLARMHAGAAA, from the coding sequence ATGCCCGATACCGCTTCCTTCGCTTTCACCCCGTCGCTGCTGCTGACGCTGGCTTTCGCCCTGGCACTGACCGCCGGGTTCGTGCTCAAGCTGTGGCTGGCCGGGCGCCAGCTGCGCCAGGTCGCCCTGGGGCGAGCGGCCGTCCCGACCGCCTTTGCCGATCACATTGCGCTGCCCGCGCACCAAAAGGCCGCCGACTACACGCGCGCCAAGCTGCGCTTTGGCATGCTGGAAGCGGCTCTGGGCGCTGTGGTCTTGCTGGGTTGGACCTTGCTGGGTGGCCTGGACGCGCTGAATCAGGCGCTGCTCTGGGCGCTGGGCGCTGGCATGGGGCAGCAGCTGGCGCTGCTCGCCGCTTTTGCCCTCATCAGCGGGCTCATCGACTTGCCGGGCACGCTGTACCAGACCTTTGTGCTCGAGCAGCGCTTTGGCTTCAACCAGACCACGCCGCGCTTGTGGCTCGGTGATCTGTTGAAATCCACGCTGCTCGGCGCGCTTATCGGCTTGCCGCTGGCAGCAGCCATCCTGGCGTTGATGGCGTCGGCTGGCCAGCTGTGGTGGCTCTGGGCCTGGGCGCTGTGGACAGGGTTCAATCTGCTGTTGATGTGGGTGTATCCCACCTTCATTGCCCCGTTTTTCAACAAGTTCGTGCCGCTGCAAGACGAAGCGCTGGCGGCGCGGGTGCAGGCGCTGATGCAGCGCTGCGGATTTGCAGCCAAAGGCCTTTTCGTGATGGATGGCAGCCGCCGAAGCGCCCACGCCAACGCCTATTTCACCGGCTTCGGCAGCGCCAAACGCGTGGTGTTTTTCGACACCCTGCTGCGCCAGCTCTCACCCGAAGAAGTGGAAGCCGTGCTGGCGCACGAGCTGGGGCATTTTCACCACCGACACATCACCAAGCGCATGGCCGCCATGTTTGCCCTCAGTCTTGCCGGCTTCGCCCTGCTGGGCTGGCTCTCCACGCAAGTGTGGTTCTACACCGGCCTGGGCGTACAACCGGGCCTTGTGGGCCTGGTCCCCGGCGCCGCCGCACCGCCCAATGATGCGCTGGCCCTGCTGCTGTTCCTGCTGGCCGTCCCGGTCTTCACCGTGTTCCTCTCGCCGCTGTTTGCGCAGATGTCGCGCGCCCACGAGTTTCAGGCCGACGCCTATGCCGTGGCGCAGACCGGAAGCGGCTCCCTGGCCTCTGCCTTGCTCAAGCTCTACGAAGACAATGCATCCACGCTCACGCCCGATCCGGTGTACGTGAAGTTCTATTACTCGCATCCGCCGGCCGTAGAGCGCTTGGCGCGCATGCACGCAGGAGCAGCCGCATGA
- a CDS encoding 4a-hydroxytetrahydrobiopterin dehydratase codes for MTQDLKQKDWSTQTRRALSATEIVAALAQREGWRLQGDGAEVAIEKTYRFANYYQTMAFVNALAFVAHAQDHHPDLSVHYDRCVVRLNTHDVGGISSTDFDCASRFDALLT; via the coding sequence ATGACACAAGATTTGAAGCAAAAAGACTGGTCCACGCAGACACGGCGTGCGCTGTCAGCTACAGAAATAGTAGCTGCATTGGCCCAACGGGAGGGCTGGCGATTGCAAGGCGACGGCGCCGAAGTGGCCATCGAGAAGACCTACCGCTTTGCCAACTACTACCAGACCATGGCCTTCGTGAATGCGCTGGCCTTCGTGGCCCACGCGCAGGACCACCACCCCGACCTCTCGGTGCACTACGACCGCTGTGTCGTGCGGCTCAACACGCACGACGTGGGTGGCATATCCAGCACCGACTTTGACTGCGCCAGCCGCTTCGACGCTCTGCTCACATGA
- the rsgA gene encoding ribosome small subunit-dependent GTPase A codes for MAEALRQGLVVASHGRHCVVETQDGERRICHPRGKRSQSVVGDRVAWLPAAAGQGNEGTIEKVEERRNLFYRQDEIRTKSFAANLDQILILLAAEPVFSEMQLARALIAAQAAGIAPLIALNKSDLPEPFERAWQRLQPYRDIGEGRHYPVLPLSLAQAPEDARSALIPLLAGKTTLVLGPSGVGKSTLVNLLVPGAAVLTAEISQALNSGRHTTTSTALYWLDGQRDTAVIDSPGFQEFGLHHITPMDLARCMPDIAAHASHCKFYNCTHLHEPGCGVISALKMGPSADGISAIRYSIYSDLFKKLGQTRY; via the coding sequence ATGGCTGAAGCCTTGCGCCAAGGCCTGGTGGTTGCCAGCCACGGGCGGCACTGTGTCGTGGAAACGCAGGACGGCGAGCGCCGCATCTGCCACCCTCGGGGCAAACGCAGCCAGTCTGTGGTGGGCGACAGGGTAGCGTGGCTGCCAGCGGCCGCCGGTCAGGGCAACGAGGGCACCATCGAGAAGGTAGAAGAGAGGCGCAACCTCTTCTACCGCCAGGACGAAATCCGCACCAAATCGTTTGCTGCCAACCTCGACCAGATCCTGATCCTGCTGGCTGCCGAGCCGGTCTTCTCGGAAATGCAGCTGGCCCGCGCGCTGATCGCTGCGCAAGCCGCCGGAATTGCGCCGCTGATTGCCCTCAACAAAAGCGATTTGCCCGAACCGTTCGAGCGCGCCTGGCAGCGCCTGCAGCCCTACCGGGACATCGGCGAAGGCAGGCACTACCCGGTGCTGCCGCTGTCGCTCGCGCAAGCGCCCGAAGACGCCCGGAGCGCCCTGATCCCGCTGCTGGCGGGCAAAACCACGTTGGTGCTCGGCCCATCGGGCGTCGGAAAAAGTACCTTGGTGAACCTGCTGGTGCCGGGCGCGGCGGTGCTCACGGCCGAAATTTCCCAGGCCCTCAACTCGGGCCGCCACACCACCACCAGCACCGCGCTGTATTGGCTGGATGGGCAGCGCGATACGGCCGTGATCGACTCGCCCGGTTTCCAGGAATTTGGCCTGCACCACATCACGCCCATGGATCTCGCGCGCTGCATGCCCGACATCGCAGCGCACGCCTCGCATTGCAAGTTCTACAACTGCACGCACCTGCACGAGCCCGGTTGCGGAGTGATTTCTGCACTAAAAATGGGCCCTAGCGCAGATGGGATAAGCGCTATTCGCTATTCTATTTATAGCGATCTATTCAAAAAGCTGGGCCAGACGCGCTACTGA
- a CDS encoding CobD/CbiB family protein, protein MSFLAILLALLIEQARPLSRRNPVHAGLRAWSLSVSRNFDAGKPHHAWVAWALAVALPACLVAGVHVLLVVTVGWPLAVVWNIAVLYITLGFRQFSHHFTRIRDALDLGDERGAREALAHWQQVDVGELPRSELVRHVLEYSVLAAHRHVFGVLAWYSVLAALGLGPAGAVLYRMGEFAARYWSRPGPDAAPRASEALQHASAAAWTVLDWLPVRLTALCFAVVGSFEEAIDGWRFHAQRFPNDNDGVLLAATSGAINVRLGGEALKSRPGAQAGDGLEVDAELGDSDSTPGREPELAHLRSVVGLVWRSVVVWMLLLALLTLARFLG, encoded by the coding sequence ATGAGTTTCCTTGCCATCTTGCTGGCCTTGCTGATCGAGCAGGCGCGCCCGCTCTCGCGCCGCAACCCGGTGCACGCCGGCCTGCGCGCCTGGTCGTTGTCCGTCAGCCGCAATTTTGACGCCGGTAAGCCCCACCATGCCTGGGTGGCCTGGGCTTTGGCGGTGGCCTTGCCTGCCTGCCTGGTGGCGGGCGTCCATGTGCTGCTGGTGGTCACGGTCGGCTGGCCGCTGGCGGTGGTGTGGAACATTGCGGTGCTCTACATCACGCTCGGCTTTCGCCAGTTCAGCCACCATTTCACGCGCATTCGCGACGCGCTGGACCTGGGCGACGAGCGCGGTGCGCGCGAGGCCCTGGCGCACTGGCAGCAAGTCGATGTGGGCGAGCTGCCACGCAGCGAACTGGTGCGCCATGTGCTGGAGTATTCGGTGCTTGCGGCGCACCGCCACGTGTTTGGCGTACTGGCCTGGTATTCGGTGCTGGCGGCTCTGGGCCTGGGGCCGGCGGGCGCTGTGCTCTACCGAATGGGTGAATTTGCCGCGCGCTACTGGAGCCGGCCGGGCCCCGACGCAGCGCCCCGCGCCAGTGAGGCCTTGCAACACGCTTCGGCCGCGGCCTGGACGGTGCTTGACTGGCTGCCGGTGCGTCTGACTGCGCTGTGCTTTGCTGTCGTCGGCAGTTTTGAAGAGGCCATCGACGGCTGGCGCTTTCATGCGCAGCGCTTTCCCAATGACAACGACGGTGTGCTGCTGGCCGCCACTTCGGGCGCCATCAATGTGCGGTTGGGCGGTGAGGCGCTGAAATCGCGCCCCGGCGCGCAGGCGGGAGATGGCCTGGAGGTGGACGCCGAGCTGGGCGACAGCGACAGCACGCCCGGCCGGGAGCCGGAGCTGGCGCACTTGCGCAGCGTGGTGGGTCTGGTCTGGCGCTCGGTGGTGGTGTGGATGCTGCTGCTGGCGCTGCTGACGCTGGCACGCTTTCTCGGCTGA
- a CDS encoding CoA pyrophosphatase: MPSGSPPIAPFTLPQFDPRTVPVLATDTDLPAIAADRTTPEALRARFASPPVWRPEIAAELSFSGRAPARAAVLIALVQRPEPTVLLTERTLHLSTHSGQVAFPGGQADEGDANPAATALREAHEEVGLEPCWAEVLGELPVYVTGSSFIVSPVVALVAPDCALRPNPYEVARVFEVPLAFLLNPAHHRRHAFEFRGARREWYSMPYRDAAGYEHFIWGATAGMLRNFYCFLAA; the protein is encoded by the coding sequence ATGCCCTCTGGCTCTCCACCCATCGCACCGTTCACGCTGCCGCAGTTCGATCCGCGCACGGTTCCGGTGCTTGCCACCGACACCGATCTGCCCGCCATTGCAGCAGATCGCACCACACCGGAGGCGCTGCGTGCGCGTTTTGCGTCGCCCCCCGTCTGGCGCCCCGAGATCGCTGCGGAGCTGAGCTTCAGTGGGCGCGCACCGGCCCGCGCGGCTGTTCTGATCGCCCTGGTGCAGCGGCCCGAGCCCACCGTGCTGCTGACCGAGCGCACGCTGCATCTGTCCACCCATTCGGGCCAGGTTGCGTTTCCTGGAGGCCAGGCCGATGAGGGCGATGCCAATCCGGCGGCCACTGCGCTGCGCGAGGCGCACGAGGAAGTCGGGTTGGAGCCGTGCTGGGCCGAAGTGCTGGGAGAGCTGCCGGTGTACGTGACCGGATCGTCCTTCATCGTTTCGCCGGTGGTGGCCTTGGTGGCGCCCGACTGCGCGCTGCGCCCCAACCCCTATGAGGTGGCCCGCGTCTTTGAGGTGCCGCTGGCTTTTCTGCTCAACCCGGCGCACCACCGCCGCCATGCTTTTGAGTTTCGCGGTGCCCGGCGCGAGTGGTATTCCATGCCGTACCGGGACGCCGCCGGCTACGAGCACTTCATCTGGGGTGCCACGGCCGGCATGCTGCGCAATTTTTACTGCTTTCTGGCGGCTTGA
- the rplS gene encoding 50S ribosomal protein L19 — MNLIQTLEAEEIARLGKTIPVFAPGDTVVVSVNVVEGTRKRMQAYEGVVIAKRNRGINSNFIVRKISSGEGVERTFQTYSPLIAKIEVKRRGDVRRAKLYYLRERSGKSARIKEKLPSRRKAPAAAVAAAE, encoded by the coding sequence ATGAATCTGATCCAGACCCTCGAGGCGGAAGAAATCGCCCGCCTCGGCAAGACCATTCCCGTATTCGCACCGGGCGACACCGTCGTCGTCAGCGTGAACGTGGTTGAAGGTACCCGCAAGCGCATGCAGGCCTACGAAGGCGTGGTCATTGCCAAGCGCAACCGCGGCATCAACAGCAACTTCATCGTACGCAAGATCTCCAGCGGTGAAGGCGTCGAGCGTACCTTCCAGACCTACAGCCCGCTGATCGCCAAGATCGAAGTGAAGCGCCGCGGTGATGTCCGCCGTGCCAAGCTGTACTACCTGCGCGAGCGCAGCGGCAAGTCGGCGCGCATCAAGGAAAAGCTGCCTTCGCGCCGCAAGGCGCCAGCGGCGGCGGTGGCAGCCGCCGAATAA
- the trmD gene encoding tRNA (guanosine(37)-N1)-methyltransferase TrmD, producing the protein MRFDLITLFPELFAPFLSSGVTRRAYASGQVAVHLWNPRDFAEGNYRRVDDRPFGGGPGMVMMAAPLERCLEAVRAARGEPAQELAPLVLFSPLGARLDHARVERCAHGKGAVLLCGRYEGIDQRFIDRHVDVQISLGDFVLSGGEIAAMALLDAVARLQPGVLHDAGSHAQDSFNPALDGLLDCPHYTRPEVWQGQGVPAELLSGHHAHIEQWRRQQRVLLTAHHRPDLIEQARSAGLLEPADELLLNPAAGHTL; encoded by the coding sequence ATGCGCTTCGATCTCATCACGCTGTTTCCTGAGCTGTTTGCGCCGTTTCTGAGCAGCGGTGTCACGCGCCGCGCCTACGCGTCGGGCCAGGTGGCGGTGCATTTGTGGAATCCGCGCGACTTTGCCGAGGGCAACTACCGGCGGGTGGACGACCGGCCCTTTGGCGGCGGCCCCGGCATGGTGATGATGGCGGCGCCGCTCGAACGCTGCCTGGAGGCGGTACGCGCCGCCCGGGGCGAGCCTGCGCAGGAGCTGGCGCCTTTGGTGCTGTTCTCTCCATTGGGCGCCCGGCTCGATCATGCGCGCGTGGAGCGCTGCGCACACGGCAAGGGTGCCGTGCTGCTGTGCGGCCGTTACGAAGGGATTGACCAGCGCTTCATCGACCGCCATGTCGACGTGCAGATCAGTCTCGGAGATTTCGTGCTCTCCGGCGGCGAGATCGCTGCCATGGCGCTGCTCGATGCAGTGGCGCGGCTGCAGCCAGGCGTGCTGCACGATGCGGGGAGCCATGCACAGGACAGCTTCAACCCGGCGCTCGATGGCTTGCTCGATTGCCCCCACTACACGCGCCCCGAAGTCTGGCAAGGGCAGGGCGTTCCCGCTGAACTGCTCTCTGGTCACCACGCGCACATCGAACAGTGGCGGCGCCAGCAGCGCGTCCTGCTCACCGCGCACCATCGCCCCGATTTGATCGAGCAGGCCCGCAGCGCCGGGCTCCTCGAACCGGCGGATGAGCTGCTGCTCAACCCAGCAGCGGGGCACACGCTATAA
- the rimM gene encoding ribosome maturation factor RimM (Essential for efficient processing of 16S rRNA), whose protein sequence is MTAPLALEQAALPSDAIEIGRISDAWGVKGWFKVLPYSSDAGALLGAKRWYLQPTERGARSFEGTVVLDLRQTREHSGAVVAWAQGIDDRNAAEALRGSRIFVPRSGFPKAGDGEYYWVDLIGLAVQNREGVALGTVRELLTTGPQTVLVLDGEVVEGKLMERMIPFVAAFVDEVDLAGRRILVDWQPDY, encoded by the coding sequence ATGACCGCTCCACTTGCGCTCGAACAAGCTGCCTTGCCCTCTGACGCCATTGAGATCGGCCGCATCTCCGACGCATGGGGTGTCAAGGGCTGGTTCAAGGTGCTGCCTTACAGCAGCGATGCAGGCGCACTGCTTGGCGCCAAACGCTGGTATCTGCAACCGACCGAACGCGGTGCGCGCAGTTTTGAGGGAACCGTGGTCTTGGACTTGCGCCAGACGCGCGAGCACTCGGGCGCGGTGGTGGCCTGGGCTCAGGGCATCGACGACCGCAATGCGGCCGAAGCCCTGCGCGGCTCGCGCATCTTCGTACCGCGCTCGGGTTTCCCCAAGGCAGGCGATGGCGAGTATTACTGGGTGGATTTGATCGGGCTGGCAGTGCAAAACCGCGAAGGCGTGGCGCTGGGCACGGTGCGCGAATTGCTCACCACTGGCCCCCAGACCGTGCTGGTGCTGGACGGCGAAGTGGTAGAGGGCAAACTGATGGAGCGCATGATTCCGTTTGTCGCTGCCTTTGTCGACGAAGTGGACTTGGCTGGACGGCGAATCTTGGTGGACTGGCAGCCCGACTACTGA
- the rpsP gene encoding 30S ribosomal protein S16 encodes MVVIRLSRGGSKGRPFFNIVVADKRVRRDGRFIERLGFYNPTAKESEEGLRIAQDRLTYWKSVGAQSSPTVDRLIKQAAKTAA; translated from the coding sequence ATGGTCGTCATTCGACTCTCCCGCGGCGGCTCCAAGGGCCGTCCTTTCTTCAACATCGTCGTTGCCGACAAGCGCGTGCGCCGCGACGGCCGCTTCATCGAGCGCCTGGGTTTCTACAACCCCACGGCCAAGGAAAGCGAAGAAGGTCTGCGCATTGCACAAGATCGCCTGACCTACTGGAAGAGCGTCGGCGCCCAGTCCTCGCCCACCGTGGACCGCCTGATCAAGCAGGCCGCTAAAACGGCTGCCTGA
- a CDS encoding GNAT family N-acetyltransferase, which produces MPLIRPSRDGDLDAITAIYAHHVLHGTGTFEIDPPSRSDMAARRTEVLSRNLPWLVAEQDGKVLGFAYANWFKPRPAYRFSAEDSVYVAEAARGSGIGRALLLALMEQAEAAGVRQLMAVVGDSVNTGSIKLHQSLGFEHIGLMRSVGWKHGAWRDIVLMQRPLGSGDAQSPE; this is translated from the coding sequence ATGCCTCTTATTCGCCCCAGCCGCGATGGTGATCTCGACGCCATCACCGCCATCTATGCCCACCACGTGCTGCACGGGACCGGGACCTTTGAAATTGATCCGCCCAGTCGCAGCGACATGGCGGCTCGGCGCACCGAAGTGCTCTCGCGCAACCTGCCCTGGCTGGTGGCGGAGCAAGACGGCAAGGTCTTGGGTTTTGCTTACGCCAACTGGTTCAAGCCGCGCCCCGCCTATCGCTTTTCTGCCGAGGATTCGGTCTATGTTGCCGAGGCGGCGCGGGGCAGCGGCATCGGCCGGGCCCTGCTCCTGGCACTGATGGAGCAGGCCGAGGCCGCTGGCGTGCGCCAGTTGATGGCCGTCGTGGGTGATTCGGTCAATACCGGCTCGATCAAGCTGCATCAGTCCCTGGGCTTTGAGCACATTGGCCTGATGCGCTCGGTGGGCTGGAAGCACGGCGCCTGGCGCGACATCGTGCTCATGCAAAGGCCCCTGGGCAGCGGCGACGCCCAATCGCCCGAATAA
- a CDS encoding TM2 domain-containing protein has product MKNKTLAAWLAFLGGPIGLHRFYLHGLRDPLGWLLIVPTSLGAYGIERVQSLGQDDALSWVLIPLLGFTIAGCALTAIVYGLSSPEKWNARFNPGAASDAPAGRTRWSTVFALATSLLIGTTVLMASLAYSFQHYFEYQIDEAHKISR; this is encoded by the coding sequence ATGAAAAACAAGACCCTTGCCGCCTGGCTGGCCTTTCTTGGCGGCCCCATCGGCCTGCACCGCTTCTACCTGCACGGGCTGCGCGATCCGCTGGGGTGGCTGCTGATCGTTCCCACCTCGCTGGGCGCGTATGGAATTGAGCGCGTGCAAAGCCTGGGCCAGGACGATGCGCTCAGCTGGGTTCTCATTCCGCTCCTGGGCTTCACCATCGCGGGCTGCGCGCTCACCGCCATCGTCTACGGCCTCTCATCGCCCGAGAAATGGAACGCACGCTTCAACCCGGGCGCTGCATCCGATGCACCGGCGGGCCGCACGCGCTGGAGCACGGTGTTTGCGCTGGCGACCTCGCTGCTGATTGGAACCACTGTGCTGATGGCCAGCCTGGCCTACAGCTTTCAGCATTATTTTGAATACCAGATCGACGAGGCGCACAAGATTTCACGCTGA